A window of the Brassica oleracea var. oleracea cultivar TO1000 chromosome C1, BOL, whole genome shotgun sequence genome harbors these coding sequences:
- the LOC106301132 gene encoding uncharacterized protein LOC106301132 — protein sequence MAKISLLLLVVVLFSSLQAYEAHRIGNFDKGLEKDLHNAEAMIEEDLKAKKTSSQGLKSEVTTLSKSEQTLKQLGNDYKKDTDEAPYGKKLKKFSRLVKVKEALGKKKKAASVIQKILKDFGLNGGRE from the coding sequence ATGGCAAAGATCTCCTTATTGCTTTTGGTCGTTGTCCTTTTCTCCTCTCTCCAGGCTTATGAAGCTCACCGCATTGGAAATTTCGATAAAGGACTTGAAAAAGACTTGCACAATGCCGAGGCCATGATCGAGGAAGACTTGAAGGCCAAGAAAACGAGCAGTCAAGGTTTGAAATCTGAGGTGACAACGTTGAGCAAATCTGAACAGACACTGAAACAACTTGGAAATGATTACAAAAAGGATACGGATGAAGCGCCTTACGGAAAGAAACTCAAAAAATTCAGCAGGCTGGTAAAAGTCAAGGAGGCACTTGGGAAAAAAAAGAAAGCTGCATCCGTAATCCAAAAGATCTTGAAGGATTTTGGGCTAAACGGAGGGAGGGAATGA
- the LOC106302129 gene encoding uncharacterized protein LOC106302129: MAKKSIILIVTLVIALGCNIEEAAARDVKLVKLRDVNPETLTTLKGEEEKELINDKLTKEIENAKKLLGELKTLKKESKDDMKEELSSLVKSESLLNEMSDTLKNGTCNANKATIFVEKESFFYRAWKENAYHSVVPEKEKEFMSTIKRIIKLLKKT, encoded by the coding sequence ATGGCAAAGAAATCTATCATACTTATTGTGACCCTAGTCATCGCATTGGGATGCAACATCGAAGAGGCTGCAGCGAGAGACGTAAAGCTAGTGAAACTCCGCGATGTAAACCCCGAAACATTGACAACATTAAAAGGAGAAGAAGAAAAAGAACTCATAAACGACAAACTTACAAAAGAAATTGAGAATGCAAAGAAATTGCTGGGAGAGTTGAAAACATTGAAGAAGGAATCAAAAGATGATATGAAAGAGGAGTTGAGTTCTTTAGTGAAATCTGAATCGCTACTTAACGAAATGTCGGATACTCTGAAGAACGGAACGTGCAACGCAAACAAAGCTACCATATTTGTTGAGAAAGAATCATTTTTCTACAGAGCATGGAAGGAGAATGCATATCATTCTGTGGTTCCAGAGAAGGAGAAAGAGTTTATGTCTACGATTAAACGCATTATTAAGCTGTTGAAGAAAACTTAA
- the LOC106300514 gene encoding probable WRKY transcription factor 72, translating into MEVLKKLPTSDSIVKDEVAGSDGGIQESRKVSHELESANVEMREMKEENEKLKVMLEHIESDYKSLRLRYLNKVQQKSSAKPVPDNKNDHLNAEFLSSSDQEREFVSLSLGRRSSNSPANSIANKEEKTKLICLGAKEEEELTNAGLALGPAVGLAKENRAISSLEYSSSEEAPAMNKVTGKRSSPSGGADDNSQQNLAKRSRVCVRARCDTLTMNDGCQWRKYGQKVAKGNPCPRAYYRCTVAPGCPVRRQVQRCVDDMSILITTYEGTHNHPLPLTATAMASTTAAAASMLLSGSSTSGLDTEMIKNGMNFKLYDNNSRFINKPTVLSPLHPTVTLDLTTPMPKPSSSPYSLNFNTFSSLQRFPSTSLNFSASSSSSDSTSTINIPTIWGSGYASCSPITDNKVHTGGPSFPNIGKNLPQNPSLTETLTKALTSDPSFHSVIAQAISTMVGSGNGDQQSARTLNSQQAAADSNNQNKGCEGHFSSLLMSNMANPGMLSTLNLPSSELPFTLFTTSSSSSKPSFSNEEKKRL; encoded by the exons ATGGAGGTTCTTAAGAAACTACCTACTTCAGATTCTATTGTAAAAGATGAAGTTGCTGGATCTGATGGCGGCATCCAAGAAAGTAGAAAG GTGAGTCATGAACTTGAATCTGCAAATGTTGAGATGCGTGAAATGAAGGAGGAGAATGAGAAACTTAAAGTAATGCTAGAACATATTGAGAGTGATTACAAGTCTCTTAGACTCAGATATTTGAACAAAGTTCAGCAAAAATCTTCAGCCAAACCAGTTCCGGATAACAAGAATGATCATCTCAACGCAGAGTTTTTAAGTTCTTCTGATCAAGAACGTGAATTTGTTTCGCTTTCTCTGGGGAGAAGAAGCTCAAATTCTCCAGCTAATAGCATTGCCAATAAAGAAGAGAAGACAAAATTAATATGCTTAGGAGCCAAGGAAGAAGAGGAATTGACAAATGCGGGTTTGGCTTTAGGACCAGCCGTTGGATTAGCAAAGGAAAATCGTGCCATTTCAAGCCTAGAATATAGCTCATCAGAAGAAGCTCCAGCCATGAATAAAGTCACCGGGAAGAGAAGTTCTCCTAGTGGCGGTGCTGATGATAATAGTCAGCAAAATCTTGCCAAAAGATCTAGAGTTTGTGTTAGAGCAAGATGTGACACTCTCACG ATGAATGATGGCTGTCAATGGAGAAAATACGGACAAAAGGTTGCGAAAGGAAACCCTTGTCCAAGAGCATATTACCGCTGCACGGTTGCACCTGGTTGTCCTGTTCGAAGACAG GTCCAAAGATGCGTGGATGACATGTCAATTCTAATCACAACTTATGAAGGAACACACAACCACCCTCTTCCACTCACAGCCACCGCCATGGCTTCCACCACCGCAGCTGCGGCCTCCATGCTCCTCTCTGGTTCCTCCACATCAGGGTTAGACACCGAGATGATCAAGAACGGTATGAACTTCAAACTTTATGACAACAATTCAAGATTCATAAACAAACCAACCGTTCTCTCGCCTTTACACCCTACAGTCACTCTAGATCTCACTACTCCTATGCCAAAACCATCTTCATCACCATATTCTTTGAACTTCAACACATTTTCTTCACTCCAAAGGTTCCCTTCCACAAGCCTTAATTTCTCTGCTTCTTCTTCTTCCTCCGATTCAACTTCAACCATCAACATTCCCACGATATGGGGTAGTGGATACGCTTCTTGCAGTCCTATTACAGATAATAAGGTACACACCGGAGGGCCATCATTTCCAAATATTGGAAAAAACCTACCGCAAAACCCTTCTTTGACCGAAACCCTAACGAAGGCTCTTACTTCTGACCCAAGTTTCCACTCAGTGATAGCACAAGCCATATCAACTATGGTCGGATCAGGGAATGGAGATCAGCAATCCGCTCGTACCTTAAATAGCCAACAGGCTGCTGCAGATTCTAACAACCAAAATAAAGGATGTGAAGGGCATTTCAGCAGCTTATTGATGTCAAATATGGCGAATCCAGGAATGTTATCAACGTTAAACCTACCGTCGTCAGAACTTCCATTCACTTTGTTCACGACTTCTTCTTCTTCGTCTAAGCCAAGTTTTTCGAACGAGGAAAAAAAGAGGTTGTAA
- the LOC106295034 gene encoding probable pectate lyase 7, with amino-acid sequence METARLLVCVICIASLIPTLRANVAETDEYWVTKANEARRRTLMAYHPDPYQIVDHFHERHYDNSTDIEETEENASEEEDDIEMISSATNSTRRSLRGRGKGKGRGKWSKLKGPCTASNPIDKCWRCQPDWARRRKKLVKCVRGFGYKTTGGKRGRIYVVTSNRDDDTVNPRPGTLRHAVIQNEPLWIIFKHDMSIRLCQELMINSHKTIDARGTNVHIAYGAGITMQYVHNIIIHGLHIHHIVQGRGGMIRNSNDHFGFRGVADGDGISIFGATNIWLDHISMSKCQDGLIDAIMGSTGITISNSHFTHHNDVMLLGAQNDNHADKKMQVTVAFNHFGKGLVQRMPRIRWGFVHVVNNDYTHWELYAIGGSQSPTILSHGNRFIAPPHLQHYREVTKRDSAPESEWKNWNWRSEKDIFMNNAYFRQSGNPKFMCSHSRQQMIKPKHGVAVSKLTKYAGALDCRVGKPC; translated from the exons ATGGAGACGGCTAGGCTTTTAGTTTGTGTGATTTGTATTGCCAGTTTGATTCCGACCTTACGAGCCAATGTTGCGGAGACGGATGAGTATTGGGTAACAAAAGCCAACGAAGCTCGTAGACGTACCCTTATGGCTTACCATCCTGATCCTTATCAGATTGTCGACCACTTCCACGAGCGTCATTACGA CAACTCTACTGATATTGAAGAGACGGAGGAAAACGCTTCGGAGGAAGAGGACGACATTGAGATGATTTCTAGTGCGACGAACAGCACAAGGAGGAGTCTAAGAGGTAGAGGTAAAGGTAAGGGTAGAGGGAAATGGAGCAAGCTAAAGGGACCTTGCACTGCAAGTAACCCTATCGATAAATGTTGGCGTTGCCAGCCGGATTGGGCCAGGCGTCGCAAGAAGCTCGTCAAGTGTGTCCGTGGATTCGGTTACAAGACCACAGGAGGCAAACGTGGTCGAATCTACGTGGTCACAAGCAACAGAGATGATGACACGGTGAACCCTAGACCCGGAACACTGCGTCACGCTGTGATTCAGAACGAACCACTGTGGATCATTTTCAAGCACGATATGAGCATTAGGTTGTGCCAAGAGCTAATGATTAATAGTCACAAGACGATCGATGCTCGTGGCACTAACGTGCACATCGCATATGGTGCTGGGATCACGATGCAGTACGTGCATAATATCATCATCCATGGGCTTCACATCCATCACATCGTCCAGGGCAGAGGTGGCATGATAAGAAACTCGAATGACCATTTTGGGTTTAGAGGAGTGGCCGATGGAGATGGTATCTCCATCTTTGGAGCAACAAACATTTGGCTTGACCACATTTCTATGTCTAAATGCCAAGATGGTCTCATCGACGCTATAATGGGCTCCACCGGTATCACTATCTCTAACTCTCATTTCACCCACCATAACGAT GTGATGTTGCTTGGTGCACAAAATGACAACCACGCGGACAAGAAAATGCAAGTCACCGTGGCTTTCAACCACTTTGGTAAAGGACTTGTGCAGAGGATGCCGAGGATTCGATGGGGTTTCGTCCATGTTGTCAACAATGACTACACTCACTGGGAGCTTTACGCTATCGGGGGTAGCCAAAGTCCTACCATTCTCAGCCACGGAAACCGTTTCATCGCTCCTCCTCACCTACAACATTACAGAGAG GTGACAAAGAGGGATTCCGCTCCAGAATCGGAGTGGAAAAACTGGAACTGGAGATCCGAGAAAGACATTTTCATGAACAATGCATATTTCAGACAATCTGGAAACCCAAAGTTCATGTGTTCACACTCTAGACAACAGATGATAAAGCCCAAACACGGTGTTGCCGTTTCAAAGCTAACCAAATACGCCGGAGCATTGGATTGCCGGGTCGGAAAACCATGCTAA
- the LOC106343005 gene encoding mitochondrial outer membrane protein porin 1-like, protein MGKGPGLYTDIGKKARDLLYKDHNSDQKLSITTHSPAGVAITSTGTKKGESLLGDVAFQLTQKNITTHFKVSTDNTVLITATVDEAAPGLKSIFSFRAPDQNSGKIELQYLHDYAGISTSMGLTQNPTVNFSGVIGNNALAVGTDVSLDTKSGNFTKINAGLNFTKDDLIASLTLNDKGDSVNASYYHIVNPLFNTAVGAEVNHKFSTKVNTITVGTQHSIDPLTIVKARVNSAGIANALIQHEWSPKSFFTVSGEVDTKAIDKSAKVGLALSLKP, encoded by the exons ATGGGGAAAGGACCAGGTCTCTACACGGACATCGGCAAAAAAGCCAGAG ACCTGCTGTACAAGGACCACAACAGCGACCAGAAATTGAGTATCACCACTCACTCTCCTGCCGGTGTT GCCATCACATCAACTGGAACCAAGAAAGGTGAATCACTCTTGGGAGATGTAGCTTTCCAACTCACGCAAAAAAACATCACCACCCATTTCAAAGTTTCCACTGACAACACC GTTTTGATCACTGCTACCGTTGATGAGGCTGCCCCTGGATTGAAGTCCATCTTCAGCTTCAGGGCCCCTGACCAAAACTCCGGCAAG ATTGAGCTTCAGTATTTACATGACTACGCTGGTATCAGCACCAGCATGGGATTGACTCAGAACCCCACTGTCAACTTCTCCGGTGTTATTGGGAACAATGCCTTGGCTGTTGGTACTGACGTTTCCTTGGACACCAAATCCGGCAATTTCACCAAGATCAATGCTGGCCTCAACTTCACCAAGGATGATTTAATTGCTTCCCTTACCCT GAACGACAAAGGAGATTCCGTCAACGCCTCATACTACCACATTGTTAACCCGCTGTTCAACACTGCTGTTGGAGCTGAAGTGAACCACAAATTCTCTACCAAGGTCAATACGATAACCGTGGGAACGCAGCATTCGATTGACCCCTTAACCATAGTGAAAGCACGTGTGAACAGTGCGGGGATAGCCAATGCACTCATTCAACACGAGTGGTCGCCCAAGTCCTTCTTCACAGTCTCTGGAGAAGTTGACACTAAGGCCATCGACAAGAGTGCTAAGGTTGGATTGGCTCTCTCTCTCAAGCCTTGA
- the LOC106343076 gene encoding receptor-like serine/threonine-protein kinase At3g01300, whose protein sequence is MSLDSVKVMDDWQSHRSNELNKRKKKNNVRNSDGEEEEEEDANGCWVKLRVMLCCVASTSDVHSSLSLSTTTVGSKSPILKSSDQPATGPVSSTTTTSNAESSLSTPMISEELKIYSHLKKFSFIDLKLATRNFRPESLLGEGGFGCVFKGWVEENGTAPVKPGTGLTVAVKTLNPDGLQGHKEWLAEINYLGNLLHPNLVKLVGYCIEDDQRLLVYEFMPRGSLENHLFRRSLPLPWSIRMRIALGAAKGLSFLHEEALKPVIYRDFKTSNILLDSDYNAKLSDFGLAKDAPDEGKTHVSTRVMGTYGYAAPEYVMTGHLTSKSDVYSFGVVLLEMLTGRRSMDKNRPNGEHNLVEWARPHLLDRRRFYRLLDPRLEGHFSIKGAQKVTQLAAQCLSRDSKIRPKMSEVVEVLKPLPHLKDMASSSYYFQTMQAERLKAGSGSGRGFGSRNGQLVFRTQSSPHGQAGSSPYRHQIPSPKPKGATT, encoded by the exons ATGAGTTTAGATTCCGTCAAAGTTATGGATGATTGGCAATCCCACAGATCCAACGAGCTTAACAAGAGGAAGAAGAAGAACAATGTCAGAAACAGTGATGGCGAAGAAGAAGAAGAAGAAGATGCAAACGGGTGCTGGGTCAAATTAAGGGTCATGCTTTGTTGCGTAGCTTCGACATCAGACGTTCATAGCTCTCTCAGCCTCTCCACAACCACTG TGGGAAGTAAGTCGCCAATTTTGAAATCCAGTGATCAACCGGCTACTGGCCCTGTTTCTTCTACAACAACCACTAGCAATGCAGAAAGCTCTTTGTCGACTCCAATGATAAGTGAAGAACTTAAGATCTATTCTCACCTCAAGAAGTTTTCTTTCATTGATCTCAAGTTGGCAACTAGAAACTTCAGACCGGAGAGTCTTCTTGGAGAAGGTGGGTTTGGCTGTGTCTTCAAAGGATGGGTGGAGGAGAACGGCACTGCTCCTGTTAAGCCTGGCACTGGCCTCACTGTGGCCGTCAAAACCTTGAATCCTGATGGCCTTCAGGGTCATAAAGAGTGGCTT GCTGAGATTAACTATCTGGGTAATCTTCTCCATCCGAATCTTGTTAAACTGGTGGGTTATTGTATCGAAGATGATCAAAGGCTGCTGGTTTATGAGTTTATGCCTCGAGGGAGTTTGGAGAATCACCTCTTCAGAA GGTCGTTGCCTCTTCCATGGTCAATTCGGATGAGGATTGCATTGGGTGCTGCAAAGGGTCTCAGTTTCCTTCACGAAGAAGCTCTTAAGCCGGTTATATATCGTGATTTCAAAACCTCCAACATTTTACTAGATTCA GACTACAATGCGAAACTATCAGATTTTGGGCTTGCCAAAGATGCTCCGGATGAAGGCAAAACCCATGTCTCTACTCGAGTCATGGGCACTTATGGTTACGCCGCTCCTGAGTATGTTATGACTG GTCACTTGACATCAAAGAGCGATGTTTATAGTTTCGGCGTGGTTCTACTCGAAATGCTGACTGGCAGAAGATCTATGGACAAAAACCGACCAAACGGGGAACACAACCTCGTGGAATGGGCGAGACCGCATCTCCTCGACAGGAGAAGATTCTACAGGCTACTTGATCCGAGGCTGGAGGGTCATTTCTCTATCAAAGGAGCTCAGAAAGTGACCCAGCTTGCAGCTCAATGCCTTAGCCGTGATTCCAAGATCAGACCCAAAATGAGTGAAGTGGTCGAGGTCCTTAAACCACTCCCACATCTCAAAGACATGGCAAGCTCTTCGTACTACTTCCAGACAATGCAAGCCGAGAGATTGAAAGCTGGGTCAGGGTCGGGTCGTGGGTTCGGGTCAAGAAACGGGCAACTTGTGTTTAGGACACAGTCTAGTCCTCATGGCCAAGCTGGTTCTTCACCTTATCGTCATCAGATTCCGTCTCCCAAGCCCAAAGGTGCAACTACTTAG